In one window of Erinaceus europaeus chromosome 17, mEriEur2.1, whole genome shotgun sequence DNA:
- the LOC103107126 gene encoding serum amyloid A-2 protein-like isoform X1, whose product MPAALPSKLGPASLLHQSTMKLFIGLLLCSWVLGVSSEGWLSFIGEAIQGTRDMWRAYSDMREANYKNSDKYFHARGNYDAASRGPGGAWAAKVIR is encoded by the exons ATGCCAGCAGCTCTCCCCAGCAAGCTGGGACCAGCTTCTCTGCTCCACCAGAG CACCATGAAACTTTTCATAGGCCTACTTCTCTGCTCCTGGGTCCTGGGGGTTAGCAGCGAGGGCTGGCTTTCCTTCATTGGTGAGGCTATTCAAG GGACCAGGGACATGTGGAGAGCCTACTCTGACATGAGAGAAGCCAACTACAAAAACTCAGACAAGTACTTCCACGCCCGGGGGAACTATGACGCTGCCAGCAGAGGACCTGGGGGAGCCTGGGCTGCCAAAGTGATCAGGTAG
- the LOC103107126 gene encoding serum amyloid A-2 protein-like isoform X2: MKLFIGLLLCSWVLGVSSEGWLSFIGEAIQGTRDMWRAYSDMREANYKNSDKYFHARGNYDAASRGPGGAWAAKVIR; encoded by the exons ATGAAACTTTTCATAGGCCTACTTCTCTGCTCCTGGGTCCTGGGGGTTAGCAGCGAGGGCTGGCTTTCCTTCATTGGTGAGGCTATTCAAG GGACCAGGGACATGTGGAGAGCCTACTCTGACATGAGAGAAGCCAACTACAAAAACTCAGACAAGTACTTCCACGCCCGGGGGAACTATGACGCTGCCAGCAGAGGACCTGGGGGAGCCTGGGCTGCCAAAGTGATCAGGTAG